A single window of Channa argus isolate prfri chromosome 2, Channa argus male v1.0, whole genome shotgun sequence DNA harbors:
- the usp10 gene encoding ubiquitin carboxyl-terminal hydrolase 10 isoform X5, whose amino-acid sequence MASYSNQYIFGEFSPDEINQFFVTPRCYVELPPFNDKVPCVNQSSGSYCTPAVPYIMESMGLQVCAEDYQRIEFGVDEVMDSKSVGGNDPLYKVSSTLNPQAPEFILSCQSGQKVQQTAPPAGDVSDGTLFNSLDGPDSEPSGLDNHQVCQDMDGLPGSLGQRERKKKKKRPPGYYNYLDPSSGSTTNSNNSSSSSSSAADGTPLTALVNGHALSSAHNSADDVDGKALSGTELCSLRPVNTSTAPVAPAKFPPSSTANQRTCDSPDDSPLDLTIGAASLTDGNTETSFSSSSSQSRGLTEEPRTADQQTDNLAPHSPELSDTPHSPCSKSPLPPSAVVATPSLATSNSTTELEEGDIEDSGMANGLAEPDTPISADGHKEDWESGEQAEISPDPTAQMVVTEQAHSPAIPAAPTANLPKSWASLFHNSKPLPGGPQAFVEVKNVVEVVSPPVALPEQPEKIGEVKEGPVHVSEDPMAPKLAELIENVKLIHKPVSLQPRGLINKGNWCYINATLQALIACPPMYHLMKSIPLHNEMQRACTSTPMIDNFVRLVNEFNNMPVPSKTKQQGVGDKVAKDIRPGAPFEPTYIYKLLTLIKSSLSEKGRQEDAEEYLGFTLNGLHEEMLALKKLISPQEEKALTPNGPESQPGEEEVVNDKQEEGSEDEWEQVGPRNKTSITRQADFVRTPITDIFGGHIRSVVYQQNSKESATLQPFFTLQLDIQSEKIRTVQEALETLVARESVQGYTSKTKQEHRTEDIKQNSSAQ is encoded by the exons ATGGCTTCTTACAGCAACCAG taCATCTTCGGGGAATTCAGCCCTGATGAGATCAATCAATTTTTTGTGACTCCACGATGTTATGTTGAG CTTCCTCCGTTCAATGACAAAGTCCCATGCGTCAATCAGTCTTCTG GAAGTTACTGCACTCCTGCTGTACCTTATATTATGGAGTCTATGGGACTGCAGGTTTGCG CAGAAGACTATCAGCGGATTGAGTTTGGCGTTGATGAGGTGATGGATTCCAAGTCTGTTGGTGGGAACGATCCCTTATACAAGGTGTCGAGCACTCTGAACCCCCAGGCTCCAGAATTCATCCTCAGCTGCCAGTCGGGTCAGAAGGTCCAACAAACAGCTCCTCCAGCAGGGGACGTCTCTGATGGAACCCTCTTCAACTCGCTGGACGGTCCTGACTCTGAGCCCTCAGGCCTGGACAATCACCAGGTCTGCCAGGACATGGACGGACTCCCTGGCAGCctgggacagagagagaggaagaaaaagaaaaaacgacCGCCGGGGTACTACAACTACCTGGATCCATCATCTGGCTCCACcaccaacagcaacaacagcagcagcagcagcagcagtgcagccGATGGGACGCCTTTGACAGCACTGGTGAATGGACATGCACTCAGCAGCGCACACAACAGTGCTGATGATGTGGATGGTAAGGCATTGTCAGGGACTGAACTTTGCTCCCTTAGACCTGTCAACACATCAACAGCTCCTGTGGCACCAGCCAAGTTCCCCCCTTCATCCACTGCCAATCAGAGGACTTGTGATAGCCCTGATGACTCCCCTTTGGACTTAACAATTGGAGCTGCCTCTTTGACTGATGGCAACACTGAAACTTCcttctcttcatcctcctctcaAAGCAGAGGGTTGACAGAGGAACCAAGGACTGCTGATCAGCAGACAGACAATTTGGCTCCACATAGCCCTGAACTTTCAGATACTCCACACAGCCCCTGCTCCAAATcacctcttcctccctcagcTGTTGTGGCCACTCCCTCTCTTGCCACTTCCAATTCTACTACTGAACTGGAAGAAGGGGACATAGAAGACAGTGGGATGGCCAATGGGTTAGCAGAGCCTGATACTCCCATTAGTGCAGATGGACACAAAGAAGACTGGGAGAGTGGAGAGCAGGCTGAGATCTCCCCAGACCCTACTGCCCAGATGGTAGTGACAGAGCAGGCCCATTCACCTGCAATTCCAGCTGCACCTACTGCCAACCTCCCCAAATCATGGGCTAGCCTATTTCACAACTCCAAGCCTCTGCCTGGGGGCCCTCAGGCTTTTGTGGAGGTAAAGAATGTTGTGGAAGTTGTGTCTCCCCCAGTTGCTTTGCCAGAGCAGCCTGAGAAAATTGGGGAGGTAAAAGAAGGTCCTGTCCACGTATCAGAAGATCCTATGGCCCCTAAACTTGCAG AACTTAttgagaatgtgaagttgataCATAAACCAGTGTCTTTGCAGCCAAGAGGACTGATCAACAAAGGAAACTGGTGTTATATCAATGCT ACCCTACAGGCCCTGATTGCTTGCCCCCCCATGTATCACTTGATGAAATCCATTCCTCTGCATAATGAAATGCAGAGAGCATGTACATCCACACCCATGATAGACAACTT TGTGAGGCTGGTAAATGAGTTCAACAACATGCCTGTGCCATCTAAAACCAAGCAGCAAG GTGTTGGTGATAAGGTGGCCAAAGACATTAGGCCTGGTGCACCTTTTGAGCCGACATACATTTATAAACTCCTCACTCTTATAAAGTCAAGCCTCTCTGAGAAG GGTCGACAAGAGGATGCGGAGGAGTATCTTGGCTTCACTCTCAATGGATTGCATGAGGAGATGCTGGCATTGAAAAAACTAATCTCGCCTCAGGAAGAGA aggCTCTTACTCCCAATGGGCCCGAGTCCCAGCCAGGTGAGGAGGAAGTTGTTAATGATAAGCAAGAAGAAGGTAGTGAGGATGAGTGGGAGCAAGTGGGTCCCAGAAACAAGACTTCCATCACTCGCCAAGCTGACTTTGTTCGTACACCCATCACTGATATCTTCGGTGGGCACATCAG GTCGGTGGTGTACCAACAGAACTCTAAAGAGTCAGCAACGCTGCAGCCTTTCTTTACACTGCAGCTGGACATCCAGTCAGAGAAGATCCGCACTGTCCAAGAGGCTCTAGAAACCTTGGTGGCGCGCGAGTCTGTCCAAGGCTACACTTCTAAAACCAAGCAGGAG caccgcacagaagacatcaagcaaaactcttcagctcagtga